Proteins encoded together in one Chelonoidis abingdonii isolate Lonesome George chromosome 1, CheloAbing_2.0, whole genome shotgun sequence window:
- the LRTM2 gene encoding leucine-rich repeat and transmembrane domain-containing protein 2, whose product MLSGSASHWCRNRLSMRWRQTCLLAYWLSLCAADSLFTCPSSCKCNSGSLEVDCSGLGLSSIPSDIPTNTRIFLFHNNKLSTLPGPVFSNLSALQRLDLSNNFLDQLPQNIFSDLGNLTELQLRNNSIRTLDKDLLQQMVLLRQLDLSINGLAQIPSGIFDDLPALRLLSLRSNRLQSLDRVTFEPLVSLQQLQVGDNPWECDCNLRDFKHWMEWFSYRGGKIDQLACTLPKELRGKDMRMVPMEMFNYCSQLEDENGSTVLDNSGPPCTKGSPTPSKSKSGPEPEVEPSVGCPQKQRYRPVSVRRAIGTVIIAGVVCGIVCIMMVVAAAYGCIYASLMAKYHRELKKRQPLMGDTEGEHEEQKQISSVA is encoded by the exons ATGCTGTCTGGGAGCGCTAGCCACTGGTGCAGGAACAGGCTTTCCATGAGATGGCGACAGACCTGCT TGCTTGCTTATTGGCTCTCTCTGTGTGCAGCAGACTCCCTCTTCACTTGCCCTTCCTCCTGCAAGTGTAACAGTGGCAGTCTGGAAGTGGACTGTAGCGGCTTGGGCCTCTCATCCATCCCCTCAGACATTCCTACAAACACCAGAATCTTCCTCTTCCACAACAACAAGCTAAGCACACTGCCAGGACCAGTCTTTTCCAATCTCTCTGCCCTACAGAGGCTGGACCTTTCCAACAACTTCTTGGACCAGCTGCCCCAGAACATCTTCAGTGACCTAGGGAACCTCACTGAACTACAGCTGAGGAACAACAGTATCAGGACCCTGGACAAGGACCTTCTGCAGCAGATGGTCCTACTGCGCCAGCTAGACCTATCCATCAATGGCCTTGCTCAGATACCCTCAGGAATCTTCGATGACCTCCCAGCTCTCCGCTTGCTCTCCCTCAGGTCTAACCGCCTACAGAGCCTAGACAGGGTGACCTTTGAACCATTAGtcagcctgcagcagctccaagtTGGGGATAACCCCTGGGAATGTGACTGCAACCTGAGAGACTTCAAACACTGGATGGAATGGTTCTCTTATCGAG GAGGAAAGATTGACCAGTTGGCGTGTACGCTGCCCAAGGAGCTGCGGGGAAAGGACATGCGAATGGTCCCCATGGAGATGTTCAACTACTGTTCGCAGCTGGAGGATGAGAACGGCTCCACTGTGCTGGACAATTCTGGCCCACCATGCACTAAAGGAAGCCCGACTCCTTCAAAATCCAAGTCAGGGCCGGAACCTGAAGTGGAGCCAAGCGTGGGGTGTCCCCAAAAACAGAGATACCGGCCTGTCAGTGTGCGCCGAGCTATTGGCACTGTGATCATAGCTGGGGTGGTGTGTGGCATTGTGTGTATCAtgatggtggtggcagcagcttaCGGCTGTATCTATGCATCCCTCATGGCCAAGTACCACCGAGAGCTGAAGAAGAGGCAGCCACTAATGGGTGACACAGAGGGTGAACATGAAGAACAAAAGCAAATCTCCTCTGTGGCATGA